In Falco cherrug isolate bFalChe1 chromosome 5, bFalChe1.pri, whole genome shotgun sequence, one DNA window encodes the following:
- the LOC129736265 gene encoding uncharacterized protein LOC129736265 isoform X3 translates to MGHCGSMRHFGPHSTISSALLQTQVEQLTWRSWRIGEVPEDRRKANVTVVFKNGQKEDAGNYKLVSITSIPGKVVEQLILEDISKHVEEKKVIRSSQHGFTKGKSCLTNLIAFCDGMTGWVEEGRAVDVVYLDLSKAFDIVFHNILLDGLCQTEQP, encoded by the exons ATGGGCCACTGTGGCTCCATGCGCCATTTCGGCCCTCACAGCACCATCTCCTCTGCCCTTTTGCAAACGCAGGTTGAGCAGCTGACCTGGAG gtcgTGGAGGataggagaggtgcctgaggacagaaggaaagccaatgtcactgTAGTCTTCAAAAATGGCCAGAAGGAGGATGCAGGAAACTACAAGCTGGTCAGcatcacctccatccctggaaaggtggtagagcagctcatcctggaggatatctcaaagcatgtggaggaaaagaaggttatcaggagcagtcaacatggattcactaaggggaaatcatgcctgaccaacctgatagccttctgtgatggaatgactggctgggtagaagaggggagagcagtggatgttgtctatcttgacctcagcaaggcttttgacatcGTCTTCCATAACATCCTCCTAG